The following are encoded together in the Azospirillum lipoferum 4B genome:
- the trxA gene encoding thioredoxin TrxA has translation MSTTIKVTDDSFEQDVLKATGPVLVDFWAEWCGPCKMIAPALDELAREYEGKVTVAKLNIDENPGTPGKYGVRGIPTLMLFRDGGVAATKIGALPKGALFQWVDSAL, from the coding sequence ATGAGCACCACCATCAAGGTTACCGACGACAGCTTCGAGCAGGACGTCCTGAAGGCCACCGGCCCGGTCCTGGTCGATTTCTGGGCGGAATGGTGCGGCCCCTGCAAGATGATCGCCCCGGCGCTCGACGAGCTGGCCCGCGAGTATGAGGGCAAGGTCACCGTCGCCAAGCTGAACATCGACGAGAACCCGGGCACCCCGGGCAAGTACGGCGTGCGCGGCATCCCGACGCTGATGCTGTTCAGGGACGGCGGCGTCGCCGCCACCAAGATCGGCGCCCTGCCCAAGGGTGCGCTGTTCCAGTGGGTCGACTCGGCGCTGTAA